In the genome of Desulfuromonas sp. DDH964, one region contains:
- a CDS encoding class I SAM-dependent methyltransferase has translation MLETIFTRSAAILAAPTGAARRILHGRGQTYPGLEHVTLDWYPPLLLLVLYREPEPDWLAALAVGLRELAAGSACCLLVQYRCRPGTPTHCLWGEEPGTLDAVEAGLRFRIHPSKAQNIGFFPDMAVGRKLVRQVARERRVLNLFAYTCSFSVAALAGGAREVVNLDMHRRSLDIGRLNHQLNGLDLRQAHFLPHDLFKSFGKLRRLGPFDLVIVDPPGPQGQSFQPQRDWPKLLGRLDQLLAPGGEVIAALSAPGPGPGFLRAELARQAPQLELLNQLRAGDDFPESDPERGLTLFHLRRA, from the coding sequence ATGCTGGAAACCATTTTCACCCGTAGCGCGGCGATTCTCGCCGCACCGACCGGTGCAGCCCGGCGCATCCTCCATGGCCGTGGGCAGACCTATCCGGGATTGGAGCATGTTACCCTCGACTGGTATCCGCCGCTGCTGCTGCTCGTCCTCTACCGCGAGCCGGAGCCCGACTGGCTCGCGGCGCTCGCGGTTGGATTGCGGGAGCTGGCGGCGGGAAGCGCCTGTTGCCTGCTCGTGCAGTACCGCTGCCGTCCCGGCACCCCCACCCACTGCCTGTGGGGCGAGGAACCGGGAACTCTCGATGCGGTTGAAGCCGGCCTGCGATTCCGAATCCATCCGTCCAAGGCCCAGAACATCGGCTTCTTCCCGGACATGGCCGTCGGCCGGAAGCTGGTGCGACAGGTCGCCCGGGAGCGACGGGTGCTCAACCTCTTCGCCTATACCTGCAGCTTTTCCGTAGCTGCCCTTGCCGGTGGCGCCCGCGAGGTGGTCAATCTGGACATGCACCGCCGCTCCCTCGACATCGGACGCCTCAATCATCAGCTGAACGGACTCGACCTGCGCCAGGCGCACTTCCTCCCCCACGACCTCTTCAAGTCTTTTGGCAAGCTGCGCCGACTCGGCCCCTTCGACCTGGTCATTGTCGACCCCCCCGGACCCCAGGGCCAGAGCTTTCAGCCCCAAAGGGACTGGCCGAAACTGCTCGGCCGGCTCGATCAACTCCTCGCCCCCGGCGGCGAAGTCATCGCCGCCCTCAGCGCGCCGGGTCCCGGTCCCGGATTTCTCCGCGCCGAGCTGGCCCGCCAGGCACCGCAGTTGGAACTGCTCAACCAGTTGCGCGCCGGGGACGACTTCCCGGAGAGCGACCCGGAGCGGGGACTCACCCTTTTTCACCTGCGCCGCGCCTGA
- the hypE gene encoding hydrogenase expression/formation protein HypE, producing the protein MKSDIILLGHGSGGKLSHQLLDELITPILSGITPRDQNDAALLDHAGGRLAFTTDSYVVDPIFFPGGNIGDLAVNGTVNDLAMSGARPFALSVGLILEEGLALSDLRRILESMRGAADKAGVRIVTGDTKVVPRGKGDKIFINTAGIGVFSHDLQITGSDARPGDKVLVSGTLGDHGMAVLASREGLELTSPIRSDSASLNHLVDDLLASLGAKVHVLRDPTRGGVATTLKEIARQSQVDILLQETALPISPAVAGTCAILGLDPLYVANEGKLLAIVAPDAAEAALTAMRRHSEGADAAIIGEVAGSGAGRLSLQTAIGGRRSIEMLAGEQLPRIC; encoded by the coding sequence ATGAAATCCGACATCATCCTGCTCGGCCACGGCAGCGGCGGCAAACTCAGCCACCAGCTCCTCGACGAACTGATCACGCCGATCCTCTCCGGGATCACTCCGCGCGACCAGAACGATGCGGCGCTGCTCGACCATGCCGGCGGCCGGCTCGCCTTCACCACCGATTCCTACGTCGTCGATCCGATCTTCTTCCCCGGCGGCAACATCGGCGACCTCGCCGTCAACGGCACCGTCAACGACCTCGCCATGAGCGGTGCCCGCCCCTTCGCCCTCTCGGTCGGCCTGATCCTCGAAGAGGGGCTGGCGCTGAGCGACCTGCGGCGGATTCTGGAATCGATGCGGGGAGCTGCCGACAAGGCGGGGGTCAGGATCGTCACCGGCGACACCAAGGTGGTGCCTCGCGGCAAGGGGGACAAGATTTTCATCAATACCGCCGGCATCGGGGTCTTTTCCCACGACCTGCAGATTACCGGCAGCGACGCCCGGCCGGGCGACAAGGTCCTGGTCAGCGGCACCCTCGGCGATCACGGCATGGCGGTGCTGGCGAGCCGGGAAGGCTTGGAGCTGACAAGCCCCATTCGCAGCGACAGCGCCAGCCTCAACCACCTGGTGGACGACCTGCTGGCCAGCCTCGGCGCGAAGGTGCATGTCCTGCGCGACCCGACCCGGGGGGGCGTGGCGACGACCCTCAAGGAGATCGCCCGGCAATCGCAGGTCGACATCCTGCTGCAGGAGACCGCGCTGCCGATCAGTCCGGCGGTGGCCGGAACCTGCGCCATCCTCGGCCTCGATCCGCTCTACGTCGCCAACGAGGGGAAATTGCTGGCGATCGTCGCTCCCGATGCGGCGGAAGCAGCCCTGACAGCAATGCGCCGGCATTCCGAAGGTGCGGATGCTGCGATTATCGGCGAAGTGGCTGGCAGCGGTGCCGGCCGCCTCTCCCTGCAGACCGCCATCGGCGGGAGACGCTCCATCGAGATGCTAGCCGGCGAACAGTTGCCCCGCATCTGCTGA
- the hypD gene encoding hydrogenase formation protein HypD — MSGPTYTREFRDPAVARKLLADLHALVAEKGRAMTFMEVCGTHTMAIYQHGIRSLLPASIRLISGPGCPVCVTPIEYVDHAVALGRRPGTIVATFGDMVRVPGSSSSLQREQAAGAAIRIVYSPLDAVALAVKNPAAEVVFLGVGFETTAPTIAGAILQAQAQGVGNFSVLAAHKTMPAPMAALTSDPELQVDGYLCPAHVSAIIGAAAYRPLAEQHHLPCVITGFEPIDVLQGVTMLARQVLEGAARVEIQYSRIVRPDGNRKAREILERVFAPADARWRGIGVIPGSGLAIREEFAAFDAARRLPVVVEPPREQNGCLCGEILKGKVTPLQCPLFRTVCTPEDPVGACMVSSEGTCAAEYKYGGG, encoded by the coding sequence ATGAGCGGCCCGACCTACACCCGCGAGTTCCGCGACCCGGCCGTCGCCCGAAAGCTCCTCGCCGACCTGCATGCCCTGGTCGCGGAGAAGGGGCGCGCCATGACCTTCATGGAGGTCTGCGGAACCCATACCATGGCGATCTACCAGCACGGCATCCGCTCCCTGCTCCCCGCTTCGATCCGGCTGATCTCCGGCCCCGGCTGCCCGGTCTGCGTCACCCCCATCGAGTATGTCGACCACGCGGTGGCCCTGGGACGCCGTCCCGGCACGATCGTGGCCACCTTCGGCGACATGGTGCGCGTCCCCGGCTCCAGCAGCAGCCTGCAGCGGGAGCAGGCGGCGGGCGCCGCGATCCGCATCGTCTATTCCCCCCTCGACGCCGTCGCCCTGGCGGTGAAAAATCCGGCTGCCGAGGTCGTCTTTCTCGGCGTCGGCTTCGAAACCACCGCGCCGACCATCGCCGGGGCGATCCTCCAGGCCCAGGCCCAGGGGGTCGGCAACTTCTCGGTCCTTGCCGCCCACAAGACGATGCCGGCGCCGATGGCAGCCCTGACCTCCGACCCCGAGCTGCAGGTTGACGGTTACCTCTGTCCGGCCCACGTCTCGGCCATCATCGGCGCCGCAGCCTATCGCCCCCTCGCCGAACAGCATCATCTCCCCTGCGTGATCACCGGCTTCGAACCGATCGACGTCCTGCAAGGGGTGACGATGCTCGCCCGCCAGGTCCTGGAAGGGGCGGCGCGGGTGGAGATCCAGTACAGCCGCATCGTCAGGCCGGACGGCAATCGCAAGGCGCGGGAGATCCTCGAGCGGGTCTTCGCACCCGCCGATGCGCGCTGGCGGGGGATCGGGGTCATCCCCGGCTCGGGGCTGGCGATTCGCGAGGAGTTCGCAGCCTTCGACGCGGCCCGGCGGCTCCCGGTGGTGGTCGAACCACCGCGGGAGCAGAATGGTTGTCTCTGCGGCGAGATCCTCAAGGGGAAGGTCACCCCGCTGCAGTGCCCCCTCTTCCGCACCGTCTGCACCCCGGAAGATCCGGTCGGCGCCTGCATGGTGTCGAGCGAGGGGACCTGCGCCGCCGAGTACAAATACGGCGGCGGCTGA